Sequence from the Ziziphus jujuba cultivar Dongzao chromosome 9, ASM3175591v1 genome:
ttattatatataatttatacaagGGACATTTGGTATTTCAACGAAAAATATGGTAGTGTTTGGGACTTCACTCAGAAGGAAGATGATATAACAAAGAGATAGTTGATCGTAGAAAAACTAACATATCTTTACCCCAAAAAACAACATATGTTGACTAAAATGACCATGAAAGGTAGaacccttttttctttgttattgtATCTAATATTGTATTacatagtttttttgttttgtttatcaAATCAGGCCAAGAAATTGCAAAATTAGAAGCTTGTATtatgaaattaatgaaatatcGATGAAGAAATTGTcattctgttttgtttttgataagttttcacaaattttgcaAATAAAGAGAATTGTTATTTGGGttaatatgtgtgtgtatatgtatatatatttgagttaattgtattttattattttgtattttagtcATGTTGTACATTAgacattctaatttaaaatattttccacataagatcctcaatttaaaatttgttttacaCTAATCCAATTCCAAAATTGactaaagtttaaaaattgagaaaattgatttttgttttctattaatcaatttttttcttcatcttaTCAATAAATTGAGAAActaatcaattttttcaatctttaCACTTTTTCTtagtcaatttaaaaattaattcgaGCATTGGATTATTGTATAAcaaaatgtatattaaaatgTTTCAAATTAATCCAAAGTTCCAGTATGCAATCTGGGcaaaatataagatattaaGTACAATTAACCTTATATTTTGTTGATTGTCATCAAAGAAACACATATGATTAAAATTCTAATAGCTCCAAACCATAACTCAGTAATACGTGCATATGAACCGGATATAccaatttatcaacaaaaaaaaaaaaaaaaaaggaatataacAGTACCgtaatataagataaaaataaataccaaatattatttattaacaaacTTGTTTATAAAAAgggcccaaaaaaaagaaagaaagaaagaaatgcaaGTGTAATACcaagtttataaaaaataaataaataaatggctcACCAAGCCTTTGGAATTACCCATTTAATTGAGCGCCCACAAATATTTACATTCATATAATCACACCCACGAACTTGTTCATCTTTCAAGTTGTAACTGTATACTCgtatataataataatccatGAAGTATATTGAATTTTCTTCTATAATTCTGGAAAATCTACCGTTGATACATGTTCCTCCCCTATCccccaataatatatatagctcGATTAGACAAATTCTGCAAAAATATACATCCTTTCTCACGGTAATCCAATATACAGACCACAAATCCAATATCAGTACTTGCTGCTGCTTCATACGTCTCTTCCACAATCAAAAATCTCATCCATTGATTCCATCAAATAAGAAATCGAATTTACTTGACCAGTAAGCAAGCCTCTTTTTTGGTCATGGATGTCCAATATGCAAAACTTTTGTGGGGAAAATCCATACATCAACTGAATAAGTAATCAGACATCGTATATATCTGACCAGTGTGGAAATGTAATATCCATATAGCGCTGATTCTCCAAATGAATGCATGTCCATGTGTTATCTCCATATTTCCACAATGCAAGTTTGTGGCTATTACATCACCGCAACTAAGAAATCCACACTACGATCGAGACGGATCCGAAGAGAGGATGGCTTTGTAAATATGATTGTTCTTGAAATGAATGGAGTTTGTTGGAAGCTGGATTTTAACCACGAAGAAGGGATTAACGAGCTGTGGATTACGTGCGTTCATTCTGTTGAAATCCACCAACCAACCATATATATGACGACCCCAAGCACAAGCAATTTAAGGGGACTCCTTCAAACCGGTCCTTGTAAACCAGGTTGTTCTCTGTAACACTGATGAAGCGACGACTATAGGGATCTTCGTAAGTGAGAAGCAtaagcaatggaatttggcgCAGTGTAGTATATGAAGGAGAAGATCCATATATAGTATCCCACCGGAGCTATATTCCAACGACAACACACTGCTTCGAAACGAACTATTGCCACAAACGCAAGTCGTTTGAGTACCAAGCCTAAGTCAAGCTCGCTCCAGTTTGCTGCCATATAATTGCTCTCTTCGAATCTTTACCACGTTACAGAAAATAAAAGTATCGAtctatctacatatatatatgtattatattaatatttaaaatactagTTGTATCTTCAACAGGTTGTCTAAaagttttagtatttttattctAAACAAATTAAACCTACTTTTGATACTTCAATAGACTTTGTCAaacgaaaaaaattaaattcaaagaaTTCAATTAGATtctctatataaaattttaaatacatgtATTTATTGTACGAAAATTTTCTATGcacaattaatataatttatttgatttcatattatatatataaacactttTCTGTGGTTGTATCCGTTCTATCCTCTATATATTCATGTTCTGCAAGTGTGAGTGTGGGACTTTGAGTGTGGAAAAAGACGTAGAAAATTGGTACTTCTCAAATTATCAAATCTATGTCATCATGAGAGAGGAAAGAGAGTTTTGTTAGGTTAATTTAATtattccacctttttttttaattattcgaCCGGAAcaatttattaccaaaaaaacaaaaaaaaaaaaaaactcataaagGGTCCatataaaatctatcaaaagGTTTTTAGGTTTTtcttcaataaaataattttattaataatcatggggaaaagaaaacatgaaaagaaaaataattctttCTTTACTGATAAAGAAAGATGGAGGGAAATCAAACTGATAGAATAAAatggaatggaaaaaaaaaaaaaaaagccattaatgacaaaaacaaagagaaaagtgaatattaattatttattaaaaaatattataaaaaataccattgaaattggattaaaaatcatgtttttatattttataatattttttaaaatactttttattttaaagtttatactttttaaaataaaaaataccattAAAAATGCTTAACAGGAAATAAAAGAGATAACATGTATAAAGACTACCTAATATTCCATATAGAAATAGAATTTACATAATGATGGCTACTTTGTTTTCACGAACTCACGGATAAATCACTATTTCACTTCAACGAGCCATTCAAAGCCCCTTATTTACCTATGtattattgtttaaaataaaaaaaaaagaaaaaaaaaagtagcccATTAGGCCCATTATGTATTTCTAATATTCACAAGtataatttttagatttgatCGTGCGTACAACCACTTAAAATCTAAAACTTTTGACTGCGACTTAAAACCCTCCCGATTGAAGTTGCAATAAAAAAATCCGAAAGGTAGTATCTAAAATAACGTAATTTTAGAGAGATCAGAAGTTTAATTTACTTTTGAAGGTTTTTTGTCAAGCATTGTCTCTCTTAATTTACTTTTTGAAGATGTTTTGTCAAGCATTGTCTCTCTTACCAACATTGAATTATACATGAGTTAGTTAATTATAGTTTTGAAACCTTCTAGTTTGTCCTCAATTTCActctaattgttttttaacaatttgacaATCTACatgttgttgtgtaattttattatgtatataaggGTGTTAACACAAGGCTCCaagatttttaaaacaataatactaataaaataataataataataataattataattttacttgTGAAAAATGTGACATATGGtgataaatgttttatttttattttttattttttatttttgggttaagaacaatgttttatttgttaaagggtacaaaatattattaaaattttagcttGACCTACCCTTAATTTTAAACTCTTAGTACAAGaggaatttattttgattccaATTACATcgtgaaaaaattaaatttgaaaatattttgcaactgcatttaatttaaattttttgagcCCTGTGACAAGGATGCAATGATTGcatttaaaatgagttaattTCATCCACATTTTCTTccctaaaaattcaaaaaaatcattttctctCTTCAGATATCATTAATTACTCATTAAATTTAGTACCCATTTTGAAATGCGTGTCCTTGAAATTTGTATTTGAAAGTTTTCAAATGCAAAATTCTTTTATCTTATTACCATCTTTTTGATTAATAAACAGCTTCAAGGTCAATCCCAGATGGATCCCCTGTAGCCTTTACTACCATCTCTACTCTATCTAttgacttcttcttcttcttcttcttcttttattttttttcaatattttttcgtGGGTAAATCCATCTGTCTACTCTATCGTGCTCTCGATGCAAGCAGCTTTTCATCTTCAACTTTCTGTTTCTTTTGGAATGGTGAGCGCAAAGACAACTTTGCCACATTTTTTCCACATTACCACTGTCAAGCATTatgcaaatgttttttttttgggtcctgaAGTAATTAATATGTGCTGGGAGTTTAAGAGAGTAAATGTCAAGGTAATTACCAATACTTGCTCCAACGAGTCGTTGAGAAGACAGTGCCACTGACCCCACCACCATGATTAATGTGCAACAGCAATGATGCCCAAAAAGAGCAATGGACCTTAAGTCAAAATCATTGTTCATTTCTCGGACTTTTTgcatttacaaaattaaactaGTCTATTTATCCTTCTTTTTCAAACAGCTCAACCCACAGAATATCATCTTGAATCTATTACCATAACACAAGTCTCAAGCTTAATTATTTACTTGAGCAacagtaattttaaaaaaaaaaaaaatcaacacatTTAAACacttgtgttaaaaaaaaaaaaaaaattacttgtgtTTAATGGACAACCTATGAATTGTTAGTATGCACCGTATGAGTGTTACATGGGAAGCTTCCTTAGAGAGAAAATAAACACAAGTGGTTGTCTGAGTTGTAAGATGTGAATCAGAATTGCTTGATTCCCTCCCTTCCccttcactttttttcttttcctacttATCAATCCTTTTGTCTCTTCCTTGTAAAGAGAAAATCCTatctttatataataataatgcctaactttctttctttaaaaattcCACTACTTCCATTataatcattatatatttagatCAGAAAGCTTAATACAAAGACATTTTGTGGAAGAAATAGGGAgatcaagaagaagaagaagaagaagatgtctGATTGGGGGCCAGTTTTTGTTGCTGTGGTGCTGTTTATACTGCTAACACCAGGGCTTCTGATTCAGATACCAGGAAAGAGTCGATTTGTAGAGTTTGGAAACTTTCAGACCAGTGGAGTGTCCATACTGGTTCATTCTGTTCTCTACTTTGCTCTCATTTGCATCTTCTTATTAGCTATTGGAGTCCATATGTATATGGGACAATAATACCCTCCACCACTTTTCAAACTTATCTAAGCTTTTCtgggttttcttgtttttaattgTTTCTCTATCTATCTGTGGATATGATCTCTTAAGAAATATTAACTGTctagatttttcattttctggAATTGGttaatctttttctttgctatctACTTTTGTTGTCAATATTGGGTTCGATGGTTTGTAAATCTAGCTACTAGTTCTTAATTAGACTCACCTTCTTCCCTGATCTAAATTATTCCTAAAGAAAATACAATAACAAATCCCTTTATGCAAATACTTTATGCcagtagaatattttttttggctagctCATTAGGATTTTCATTGTTCTTACGGAATACGATGAGAATGGAGCTATTTGTATGGGAAAGGTTACAACAAAGACAGAATGTAGTAGTTCACTTAAGATTAAGTTTTCTGCTAAAGCCCATTTAGAATATGTAGATCATACCTTGATACAAGTAtgcataattatttatttatttatttatggtagAAAATTTGGGCTACCAAGTTTAGTGATATCttcttcacccaaaaaaaaaaagcatagttACGTCTTCTGGGGGTACTATATGTGGTTTGAGACTGAGATAGGTATAATTATAAGCAGATTCAGATTTGAGCTCGGAGCAGGGGAAATGGGGGAAAGGAAAGTAAATAtgggtttcttttgttttgtatgCTTGAGTTCTTGCAAACCTCAATTCTCTGATTTAGATCCTTTTGATTGTCAAAATCACTGCCTTTACCAAGAAAATAACACAAAAGAAAGAGTCTTATATGAGTAGGTTTTGGCATTTTTTTGAGTTTATGGTCCAAATTTGGGTGTTGGGACAGAATCAAATGGCTAGTGTACGCGTTTCTTTTGGTTGGGGGAATTAGATCAAAATCAAACATTTCATTGACAACCAAAATTCAAAAGCTTTCTTTGTTCCCCCTTTGAGAACCTGAAAAACCAGAGTCCGAAATTTGGTGATTTCTTGATCTGTATATAGAATATGCTTACTTTCTCCTTTGAAGTGGAAATCCACCTcaaatttaacattttcttACATACTAACCATGGTAGTGGACCAGACTGCCTCTGTTTCTGCTTGtggcaaaacaaagaaaagaaaagctaaTTTCTCAATTGCTCATCATCCTTTGAAAATATGAATTACAAATCAGAAAGTAAAAAAGTAATTTTCTCCTAGGAATTGGCTTTAACATATTCATTTCCACATACAAGAAACTCCATGGACTCTGtcttacatgtaataaaattgaaaagagaaaaatcactaggaaaaagaaaggaataatTTAACAAAAGTACTCCAAAGAAGCTTCTATCTGGTTTCTGATTTCCTAGGTAGGCCACCTAGCTAGGCATAGAGATGGACATCAAGAAtaacaagaaataaaataagaagcaAACCATAGATAACAGCATGAACAAACATGGAAGCAAAACTGGTCTTCATGTTCATGAATTGGAAAGGGAACTCCTTCCCTGGCATTTGAAACAGCATCCCCGGTGCCAATACTGCAAACAAAGCCGTAGCTATCAGTGGAGCAGCCCAGTCTCTcattctttctcttttagtcttaATATTACCACACaatcaacaagaagaagaagatgatgaagaagaacaGGAAGAGAGAAGAATCAAGAAAGCATATTAAAAAGGGTTTGTATACATGGTGTTGATATTGAAATCCTTGGAAGAGGGAAAGGGAATCCCATAAAGCCACATAACGTGAATTATCAATCTTCCACTTTACCTTTCCAAccttttttggtttattaatttatattttcttttggtggTTTGTTTTGCTGGATAAGAATAAGCATCATTTTCTATTGTAATGAAGCCGCATAAGCCGGCAGATGGATTGCATTCATTATACATACTCATATATGTACAAAAACACGTATTACACACACAAACACTTATATATAAAGAGCAAATTGTGGATTGGTGGTTCAATGGTCCATCAGTTCGTTTTCAGCACCAttacaataatgataataagcaGGAAATGATTAGTCAAAAGGAATATTATAAACCAAATCAAAGGCGAATTAGAATGGTTGCTTTGTGTTTCGGTTGGGTTTTGATTCGTTTATTCTTCTGTGGCTGGGCCAGTCATCACGTATGACATTTCAGTTTTGCCCCCTTGGGTTTGGGACATTGATCTGTGGGTATAGAGATCAGCCAGACCATGCTGACCCTTGACCTCTTTTTCTCATTTAATCTACAAACCAAATCATAActactttaaaattttagtcccaacatacttttttttgtttcaatgttAAGAAACTATAAAACTAGTTATAAAACATCCAAACTCCTGTCAATCATCTAAGATGATCATGAAATTGAATTTACGTGGAAGTAATGATTTCGTTTGAGACGCTGAGACTATAATACGTGTCCTCTGACGTAAATCTTAAAGCTTGGTGGACATAATTGGAATCTTACCGTAGGCTTCTAAATTAATCTAGAATAATAATACACAGGTGGACCGATATGAGAATATCTTCaactcaaaaaacaaaaattgaatacaAATGGATTTAGAATTGTATGCAAtcgttttaaataattaaatctatATATACTCAACTATAAAACTACACtaacaatataaaatcaataatcagattcaagaaggaaaaaaaaaagaaaaaagaaaaaaagattcaaatgcAAAGAGAAGtgcaattaaagttttaaagtttctTTACAatcaaaaaatgttaaataaactAACAACAATGATTATGACCCAGAAAAATTAAACTCATAATTTAATTCATGATGTTAGTATTAATTCTGAGTCATAATCA
This genomic interval carries:
- the LOC107427943 gene encoding uncharacterized protein LOC107427943, which encodes MSDWGPVFVAVVLFILLTPGLLIQIPGKSRFVEFGNFQTSGVSILVHSVLYFALICIFLLAIGVHIFSGFSSAMADWAPVVIGVVLFVLLQPGLLFQFPGHHKQLEFGSMKTNGKAIAVHTLIFFALYCIFILALHVHIYTG
- the LOC107427944 gene encoding uncharacterized protein LOC107427944, with translation MRDWAAPLIATALFAVLAPGMLFQMPGKEFPFQFMNMKTSFASMFVHAVIYGLLLILFLVILDVHLYA